In one Nocardioides sp. NBC_00368 genomic region, the following are encoded:
- a CDS encoding NUDIX hydrolase, giving the protein MTEFAAVILVDRRGWVMLQERDEHPTIAPEKWSFSGGHLEPGEDPVTGAVRELEEETEVRLAPEALEPVAVQELRHPETGTDDRIHLYAAGVDLTDADIVCHEGRQIVFVDPAKAPDLDLSDSARIGLARFLGSPQHVALSGSEPVRVET; this is encoded by the coding sequence ATGACCGAGTTCGCCGCCGTGATCCTTGTCGACCGTCGTGGATGGGTGATGCTCCAGGAGCGTGACGAGCATCCGACGATCGCGCCGGAGAAGTGGTCCTTCAGCGGAGGCCACCTCGAGCCGGGGGAGGACCCGGTGACTGGAGCGGTCCGCGAGCTCGAGGAGGAGACCGAGGTGCGCCTCGCCCCCGAGGCCCTCGAGCCGGTCGCCGTCCAGGAGCTCCGCCACCCCGAGACCGGCACCGACGACAGGATCCATCTCTACGCCGCCGGTGTCGACCTCACCGACGCCGACATCGTGTGCCACGAGGGCCGCCAGATCGTCTTCGTCGACCCCGCGAAGGCGCCTGACCTGGACCTCAGCGACTCCGCCCGGATCGGGCTCGCGCGGTTCCTCGGATCGCCCCAGCACGTGGCGCTATCCGGGTCGGAGCCCGTCAGGGTGGAGACGTAG